Proteins co-encoded in one Camelus bactrianus isolate YW-2024 breed Bactrian camel chromosome 6, ASM4877302v1, whole genome shotgun sequence genomic window:
- the JPH4 gene encoding LOW QUALITY PROTEIN: junctophilin-4 (The sequence of the model RefSeq protein was modified relative to this genomic sequence to represent the inferred CDS: inserted 2 bases in 1 codon) translates to MHVPXGGKFDFDDGGCYVGGWEAGRAHGYGVCTGPGAQGEYSGCWAHGFESLGVFTGPGGHSYQGHWQQGKREGLGVERKSRWTYRGEWLGGLKGRSGVWESVSGLRYAGLWKDGFQDGYGTETYSDGGTYQGQWQAGKRHGYGVRQSVPYHQAALLRSPRRTSLDSGHSDPPTPPPPLPLPGDEGGSPASGSRGGFVLAGPGDADGASTRKRTPAAGGFFRRSLLLSGLRAGGRRSSLSSKRGSLRSEVSSEVGSTGPPGSEASGPPAPAPPALIEGSATEVYAGEWRADRRSGYGVSQRSNGLRYEGEWLGNRRHGYGRTTRPDGSREEGKYKRNRLVHGGRVRSLLPLALRRGKVKEKVDRAVEGARRAVSAARQRQEIAAARAADALLKAVAASSVAEKAVEAARMAKLIAQDLQPMLEAPGRRPRQDSEGSDTEPLDEDSPGVYENGLTPSEGSPELPSSPVSSRQPWRLPACRSPLPSRGDRGPFSSPKAWPEEWGGPGEQAEELAGYEAEDEAGLQGPEPRDGSPLLGGCSDSSGSLREEEGEDEEPLPPLRTPGGSEPEPMTSPVLRGLSSRSPEAGCLVEEVEEPAATERPAQPGAANPLVVGAVALLDLSLAFLFSQLLT, encoded by the exons ATGCATGTCCC CGGGGGCAAGTTCGACTTTGACGACGGGGGCTGCTACGTGGGGGGCTGGGAGGCGGGGCGGGCACATGGCTACGGCGTGTGCACGGGGCCCGGCGCCCAGGGTGAGTACAGCGGCTGCTGGGCGCACGGCTTCGAGTCACTGGGCGTCTTCACGGGGCCCGGCGGACACAGCTACCAGGGCCACTGGCAGCAGGGCAAGCGCGAAGGGCTGGGCGTGGAGCGCAAGAGCCGCTGGACGTACCGCGGCGAGTGGCTGGGCGGGCTGAAGGGGCGCAGCGGCGTGTGGGAGAGCGTGTCCGGCCTGCGCTACGCGGGGCTCTGGAAGGACGGCTTCCAGGACGGCTACGGCACCGAGACCTACTCCGACGGAG GCACCTACCAGGGCCAGTGGCAGGCGGGGAAGCGCCACGGCTACGGCGTGCGCCAGAGTGTGCCCTACCATCAGGCGGCGCTGCTGCGCTCGCCCCGCCGCACCTCCCTGGACTCCGGCCACAGCGACCCCCCGAcgccgcccccgcccctgcccctgcccggcGACGAGGGAGGCAGCCCGGCCTCCGGCTCCCGGGGCGGCTTCGTGCTGGCCGGGCCCGGGGACGCGGACGGCGCGTCCACCCGAAAGCGCACCCCGGCGGCGGGCGGGTTCTTCCGCCGCTCGCTGCTGCTCAGCGGGCTCCGGGCGGGCGGGCGCCGCAGCTCCTTGAGCAGCAAGCGGGGCTCCCTGCGCAGCGAGGTGAGCAGCGAAGTAGGCAGCACAGGACCCCCGGGCTCCGAGGCCAGCGGGCCCCCGGCCCCAGCGCCTCCCGCCCTCATTGAGGGCTCGGCCACTGAGGTGTACGCGGGCGAATGGCGCGCCGACCGGCGCAGCGGCTACGGCGTGAGCCAGCGCTCCAACGGGCTGCGCTACGAGGGCGAGTGGCTGGGCAACCGGCGGCACGGCTACGGGCGCACCACCCGCCCCGACGGCTCCCGCGAGGAGGGCAAGTACAAGCGCAACCGGTTGGTGCACGGGGGGCGCGTGCGCAGCCTCCTCCCTCTGGCCCTTCGGCGGGGCAAAGTCAAGGAGAAAGTGGACAGGGCTGTCGAGGGCGCCCGTCGAGCTGTGAGTGCCGCCCGTCAGCGTCAGGAGATCGCCGCTGCCAG GGCAGCAGACGCCCTTCTAAAGGCAGTGGCAGCCAGCAGCGTCGCCGAGAAGGCTGTGGAGGCAGCTCGAATGGCCAAACTGATAGCCCAAGACCTGCAACCCATGTTGGAGGCCCCAG GCCGCAGACCCAGGCAGGACTCAGAAGGTTCCGACACAGAGCCCTTGGATGAGGACAGCCCTGGGGTGTACGAGAATGGACTGACCCCCTCAGAAGGCTCCCCAGAACTGCCCAGCAGTCCTGTGTCCTCCCGCCAACCCTGGCGACTCCCTGCCTGCCGGAGCCCACTGCCTTCTAGAGGGGACCGGGGTCCCTTCTCCAGCCCCAAAGCTTGGCCTGAGGAGTGGGGGGGGCCCGGTGAACAGGCAGAGGAACTAGCTGGCTATGAGGCCGAGGatgaggctgggctgcaggggccAGAGCCCAGAGATGGCTCCCCGCTCCTCGGAGGCTGCAGTGACAGTTCCGGGAGTCTtcgagaggaggagggggaggatgaAGAACCCTTGCCTCCGCTGAGGACCCCAGGAGGCTCAGAACCAGAGCCCATGACCTCCCCAGTCCTGAGGGGCCTGTCTTCGAGGAGTCCGGAAGCTGGGTGCCTGGTGGAAGAGGTTGAGGAGCCTGCCGCAACTGAAAGGCCCGCCCAGCCG GGAGCTGCCAACCCGCTGGTGGTGGGAGCCGTGGCCCTCCTGGACCTCAGCCTGGCGTTCCTGTTCTCCCAGCTCCTCACCTGA